The sequence GCCCTTCTGGTTCCAGCTGCTGATGAAGATCGTCGATCTGCGCGGCAGCGGCAATGCGGTCGGCAAGGACGGGGCAAAGAAGGCGGGCTGAGAAAACTGGCTGAGAGGCCACCCGGTCCGGGTACGCCTCGGTCCTGGTTCAGTCGCGCAGTCGCAGGGCCGGCGCGGCGTCCACGGCGCGGACCATGAGCCGCGAGCCGACGCCGTAACTGCGATCGAGCTCGGTTGCCACCGGCTTCCAGCCATGACGCAGCCAGAAAGCATCTGCGCCGGCGATCGCCACCAGGCGCACCTCGGACAGACCGAGCGCGCGGGCCGCCTGCGTCACGGCATCGACCAGCACGCGCCCCGCGCCGCTGCCGCGCGCGTCCGGCGCCACGGCGAGGTCGTGGAGGAAGAGATGGTCCGGCACCGCCACCCGCGCCAGCGGGCGGTGCAGCGCGGGCGCGGCGCCTCGCCACGGATGCGCGAACACGTAGGCTGCGAGCCGCGCGCCCTGGTCCGCAACAAAGCAGCTCGCCGAACCGTGCTTGAAGCGGCTCGCCAGCGCCGCGCGCGGCTCGTGGTAGTCGTGCGCATGGGCCTTGCACTGCAGATCGAAGGCCGCATCCAGATCCGCCACGCGCATGGCGCGCGCACGCAGCATGCCTCAGCCTTGTGCGCGCAGTTGCCGCGCGGCATCCAGGGCAAAATAGGTCAGCACGC is a genomic window of Niveibacterium sp. SC-1 containing:
- a CDS encoding GNAT family N-acetyltransferase, producing the protein MLRARAMRVADLDAAFDLQCKAHAHDYHEPRAALASRFKHGSASCFVADQGARLAAYVFAHPWRGAAPALHRPLARVAVPDHLFLHDLAVAPDARGSGAGRVLVDAVTQAARALGLSEVRLVAIAGADAFWLRHGWKPVATELDRSYGVGSRLMVRAVDAAPALRLRD